TTAGTTCTGATGTAATAGTACTGGGCCATGGGTCTTTATTGggtctttttgttattttttctcttcttttctaatAATATACTCGGTCtattgatttcaaaaaaaaaaatacattgacTATATTCATAAATGAACTAAAAGTGACTAAATTATAGCATATGGACTGGATCCATACTAGAATTTGACTTTTTTATATAAAGTTATTGATAGTTCAAAATAACATATTTGAGGTTACGTTACATGTGAAAAATAGGGTAGGGTAAAGGTAAGCACATTGTTAGACCATAATATAAATAAGGACAAAATAAGCTAGTTATCAAACGCTATCAACTCTGGTTGGTAGAATGTGGAATCATTTCTTACACCAACAGCCAATAAAAAACTGAGTTTGGAGGCCAAACATACGATCATATATTTTTAACTGACTTAGTGATCGAATCGGAAAGTGATGATAGTGGCAATTcttgcaaatttagccatcaaAATATGGGCAACCACATTAGATACAAATAGAAGAAAACAAGTAGGAAGTTGAAAGACAACCAAAACCTATATCTACATGTCCATGGAGTTAAGGGTTAAAAGAGTTTATTGGTGATTGGGCAATGTCCATTTACTTATTTTTCTTGTACCAAATGATTCTCTTTAAAAGTGACGTGTTCAACCACCTTAATTTCTTATGCTTGATTTTGGAGCATGTATTTGACTAGTACAAAGACATACACTCTTGCTGCCCAAATGGAAGGCGGTAAAGAAGGGTACAACAACAAGAACAAAACATGATTATGAGGTAAGTGGACATCAGAACTCCCACTAACAAAAATTAGCTAATCAATTAGATGATGATGTGATTAATCATTAAGCCATGATTATGTGGcttatttaatttgattaaaaacccCTCATTCCATGCTAAAACATTTTGTGGGAAACGATGTATGAGGATAAGACACATTCCAAACCAAGACCACACCATCCCCCTTGAAGTTGAAAATCTTCTCATCTACTTTTGGCTTTTCTCAAAATTTCCTCCTCTCTTTGTCCTAATGCTAGAAGAAGCCCCTCCCCCCCTCAAGTATATATGCCCTTTGagttttgaaaagcaaaaaaaataaaaaatgttgatttggagtattaaatctaataatttttactattatatgGCATAAATAAACATGagaaaaactttttcaattaaattaattttgtagGTGCCTTCATTTTAAAGAtagtaaaattttcaattaatacaatagtaaaaattGCATGTTAGtttgttcaaaaatttataattcaattatgatctctttagaaaataataaatttatagtttaatttctttaaaaattataaaattttaagttaatacaataataaaattacattttgatcctttcataaatttataatttacttttgactctttagaaaaaaaattataatattgtcCTTGCTTGACATGTTGATGAGGTTGCTCTTCTGAGTTTATAAAGATAAATTGACAACCTTATGACTAAAAATACTTATAAAATTAATGAttgaattaatattattaaatcaaaaaaagatgtttaaaatacataaatgaaaactcggaaaaaattaattaaaacatcatACAAAATGCAAAGCAACATAATAAAAATCGAGGATAGATAAAattgaatgtttttgaaaaaataaaaaaacacatgtAAAGGCCTCCCTTGCCATTCCCACTACACCACTCACTAAGCAACAAGGAAGGGTGTTGTTTTGCTTTGGTAGGACATGTTTGGCTTTGTACTGTGTTTGAGCATAATAACAAGTTTTGGCCTGCTCCACTTCACATTGCGACAACACACACAGAGGGCTCTATCTCAATGCCTTGTATATGTATTTCAAGAAATTCCATATTCTTCTGAGCCCTCCAAAAGACAAACAAAACAATGAGGATTGAGGACAAAACCAACATCATGTTTTGTTGCCCAATGCAAAGCTGCCTTACAAAAACCCCTTCAAGCCAACTACTTTAATTCCAATTCACTCAATTTCCAACAAAAACCTTAGACCACCACACCAACTATTACTAACCCCGCCTTTTTTACTCTTCTCAAAACTTTCCAAGGGTCTTCCAGGATTTTGATGAATTTCAAAGCCCATTTGGGGATTCTATATTTCTCTGTTTGATCAGCCCTTTTTTCCTGAGGAGAATTTGATCTACTTTTACTGGTAATTCCCTTGTCTGTGTTTCTTTATTTTGCTGCTTAAATTTTCTTTGATCATGGATTTTCCTCTGTTTCTCAGTTTGTTTCAGGAGGGCCTGAGATATGATTCCAGAGGGACCATCCCCAGTGACTTCATCACCACTTCAGTTCTTCCCCTGGATGTCACCCTCTCCTGGTATAGGATCCCCTTTCCCATGGCTATGGGAGCTCAAACCTGAGGAGAGGGGTTTATGGTTGATTCGTCTTCTTGTTGCATGTGCAAACCATGTAGCTGCTGGTAGTCTTGAGAATGCCAATATTGGCTTAGAGCAAATATCCCAACTTGCTTCTCCCGATGGAGATACCATGCAAAGAATTGCTGCTTACTTCACTGAGGCACTTGCTAATAGAATGCTTAAAGCATGGCCTGGCCTTCAGAAAGCCCTCAATTCCACGAAAATATCATCGGTACCCGATGAAATTCTTGTTCAAAAACTGTTCTTTGAGCTGTGCCCTTTCTTAAAACTTGCATATATTATCACAAACCAGGCCATTGTAGAAGCTATGGAGGGAGAGAAGATGGTTCATATTATAGATCTAAATTCCTGTGAGCCTGCTCAATGGATCAATCTTTTTCAGACATTTAGTGCAAGGCCAGAAGGGCCACCGCATCTGAGAATTACAGGCATCCATGAGCAGAAAGAGGTGTTAGAGCAAATGGCACTTAGGTTGACAGAAGAAGCTGAAAAATTGGACATTCCATTTCAGTTTAACCCAATAGTTTGCAAGTTAGAGAATCTTGATTTAGAAAGTTTGCGTGTCAAGACCGGTGAAGCTCTTGCGGTCAGTTCGGTCCTTCAGCTTCATTCTCTCCTGGCAACAGATGATGAGGTGCCTAGAAGGAACTTTAACTCCCCACCGGTGTCTAAGACCCGAGTTTTGCAGATGACTCAACGTACTTTTGGAGAGTGGCTTGAGAAAGAACCAGCCCATATATACAACCCAAGTTCTGACATAGCATCTTCTCCATCATCCCTAGCTCCAGCTCCAAAAATGGGGAGCTTTCTAGCCGCTCTTCGGGCCTTGTCACCGAAAGTAATGGTTGTAACCGAGCAGGAGTCCAACCATAATGGTCCTACTTTAATGGAGAGGGTAATAGAAGCATTGAATTTCTATGCTGCGCTCTTTGACTGCTTAGAGTCTACGGTATCAAGAGCACCAATAGAGCGACAAAAGGTTGAGAAGATGCTTTTCGGAGAGGAAATTAAGAATATTATAGCATGTGAGGGTGGTGAGAGAAAGGAGAGACATGAAAAGCTGGAGAAATGGATCCTGAGACTTGAATTGGCCGGGTTTGGAAGGGTGCCATTAAGCTACCATGGCATGTTGCAGGCAGGAAGGTTGCTGCAGACCAATAACTACGATGGTTATAAGATGAAAGAAGAGAATGGGTGTTTGGTTATGTGCTGGCAAGAAAGACCTCTATATTCAATGTCAGCCTGGGGGTTTAGACGCTAGGATTATGACTCATTTTATTTATGCCTGCCCTTTATCCTGCTCCTAGGTgtctctttctttcttcctttgaTTGTAGtttaatatgtatgtatatgaaagACTTTTTCATTCTATAGTTACTtgagaaaaaattttaaacatgtatcTCATTCATTTCTTTGGGCTGCTGTTGAGAGTTTTGAGTTGCAAAGGAAGCCATTAATGAGTACATGATGGCAGCTTGAGAAAAATAAAACAGCACATCTAGGGCTCTAAAGTCCTATTAGGATCATTCAATCAACATGCACATGCTGCATTAAGGGAATTGACCAAATCACAAAGCTTGTTTTCAAAGGCATTAAGGGGACGTAGCATGTATGATCCTCAATTATTGATCATCATCAGTTCATTTCATTTGATTATGACattattattttacccttttATGCGCATTTTCAATCAGTAgccatcttatttttttcaagaaaCAATCTACATATGATAACATCTTAGAAAGCTCTACTGTATTTCTCTTCATTTCGCCTTTAGCACCTACGTTTGTCTATGCGTTAGGATGGAATTTGGATTATATTATGACAAGGTAGGTATAGATTTAGTTtggttcaaattattattttattaatatttagaactataaaaaaaaagtaaactaccaaaataatcacttttgtttaccttaagttacattttagtcacttatatttgaagtgttacgttttagtcacttatgttattgcattataacattttagtcactgagccgttaacaGTGTAACTgcaagctgacgtggcacgttaaattattatttcaaacaaaaattttagattaatttatacaattagtccccatattttttcgttttgagcaatttagtttttttctttgattttttttaacgttccttttttttctttttttttccattctcttctgctccTCCCTCTGTTTTCTcccatttttcatttcttttaatgtagttttctttatattttctattCGTTAacattagtccctatacttttatttttttaaacaatttaactTTTTTCAAGTGAGACaagcttgtggactagttttaacaaataaaaaatatagaaaagctacgttaaaagaaatgaaaaagggaggaaaatagagagagaaaaaaaagaaaatgaaaaaaaagaaagttaaaagaaataaaagaaaaaaaactaaattgctcaaaatgagaaaatatagggatcaattatagaatttaacccaaaattttcgttaaaaatgataatttaatgtgCTATATCAGCTTACCTGTTAACGGCtcggtgactaaaatgttacaacataataacgtaagtgactagaacataacatttcaaacataaatgactaaaatataatctgagacaaataaaagtgactattttgatagttactttaaaaaaatacttttttaacaatttcaaataaaaagtataaattttaaaagtagttAACAGGCCTGATAAGCTATGGTCTAAATGGTTTGTCTAATACTCTAATTTAAGGTCCAGAAAAGCCCAAATATCAGAattaagaaaaaagagagaaaaaaaaaaggagagtcGGATAGAAAATCTGAAATTTCTTGCCAAATAATCTCTCTCTCTACTCGGTAGTCTTTATTCCTTTAACTGCGTTCATTTTTTCGAGCTCATAAAGGAAGTCAAACAAGGCGGTGGCTGATTTATAGGTAAGCTTCGAAAATCATTATTTTGAGTTGCTGTATTCTTATTTTAGTTTGTTTTCCaagtttttttcctttaaaattttttgttagaATTTGAAGATTCTTGTGAGACtctgtttaattttaattttggattagCAAAGACAAAGCCTGCCTCTGTTTTTACTTTTAGCTTTTATTCTTTTGGATTCAAGTAAAAAATGTTGAACCGAATCCATTTGTCGGAAGGTGTTTGATGCAATGCCAAAGTAATTTCTTTTATTGCTTTTACAGTGAAATGGATGATAAATTTGCTCAAGAGCTGTATTCAGAAAGTTTGCAGCTATCCAATTTACAATTAGGCCGTTCTTCGAGTACCAATGGTAATTAGTTAATGCTACCAATTCCATGGGTACCCAAAAGTTGTGCATTATTTAGTAGTgctgttattttatatgatttcaGGTTTCAATAAGTCGGACATCCAGGATGAAGATGGATCTTTATGGGGTGGTTCTGATGAGGAATTAGATAAAACATCTGATTTAGACCGTGAATGGAAGAGAAGGCATGACCAATTCCACACGGTACTGACAATTCAGAATTTTCTTTTCCACTATTTGTTTAGTAATTGATGTCAGTTCTATATTGAGAATTTCTAGATTGGTTATCGTGATGGGCTGATAGCAGGGAAAGAAGCTTCTGCACAAGAAGGTTTAATATTGGCTTTAAGCAATCAATTCCCATAGGGTACAACTGGGGCATAGCAAGAGGTGTTACCAGGTACAATGAAGAAGCGGATAAATTTGTCATTCTTTTTTTATGTCTAGAATCTAGATTTCTTATACATTTTCTGCATGACATTACTCTGAATCTTATTTCAAATTGTGTTCTTTTTCTTGTGTATATGTGTATCTTTGCCTTTAAAAGCGCATTGGCTTGTCTTCCGGATGGGTTGAGGGAGAGATTGACTGAAACACAAGAGAATAGAGATAAATTCCAGGAGTTATATGAATCTGTGAATTTGCTTTCAGCTACAGATGCACTTAAGTTGTTCCATGATGATATTTTGACAAAGAAAGCTGTGGAACAGAGCGGGTCTACTGAGGCTAGTGTTAGTGTAGGTGGTGCACAAGAACATATCTCAAATTCTTCTAGTTTGGGAACTTATAGTACAAAGCTCCAATCACTGCTTCTTGAATCTCCTGAAATCAAAGTACAATTCTTCCATCAAGAGGCTTCAACTCCTGATCGTTGTTGAAACTGAATGTGAATTCTTGTTTTCATCCATGAAGCTCAGAACTAGAATAAGCGTTTGAATATTTGGATAAAAAGTGCTTAGCTCTTGTTTGTATGTGAACATGAATATGAGGTTGACTATTTATGGCACATGTAGTTTCTAATAGACCTGTACAAATATAAACGTTTTCTTTTATGTAATGACCAAAGACCCAAAATTTCTAATGAACAATCGTTTTTCGAACTTCTGTTTTCTGTGCATTCTATGTGGGCCTGTCTTATGTATTAACATATGGTGCTTGACACTTGCAAGTTGTATAAAACATTTTTACAATGCTATGCTGCATTTGGATCTATCATAACCAGTATGTTTGCTTTTTATCATTATCAGTATTTTACCTCAGTTTTTACTGCCCTTCTCTTAATCTGTTGATTATCCTGGACTTAAGGAGAATGATATAGTTGACAATGATTATATTGTGGAATCCTCCATGTTGcatattaatgtttaattattttgttaaaactAAATATCCATGTTCCTACTCTTGCATGTGAAtcctaagaatagttaaattctTGTATGGCAATTGTAACTTGACATGTTTAGAAACAGTACATGAAAAGcatttgatgatttttggtattTCTGGTGATCATAGTAGTACATAACATTAGAAATAGACATAATAGACCTCCAAATGATAGATATTATCCAGTTGAAAGTACACAAATTCTAGTAGTTGAACTAGGCACTCAAATTCTAGTAGTTGAACTAGGCACTCTCCACTCGACACATAACTTAGGAGAAACTGCCTCCTTTCCTTCAATTAACAATAACAAGGAATGGACTTGGAATAATGAGTTACTTAATTACCtctataaaattatcaattacaaGCTTGAATGGACTGTCCATGGCCAAAGCCTGTTGAAGTTTGCCTCAAATGAGTTTCACATTTAGTTCTTGGCTGGACTGTTTCAAAGGCTTCAACAAGTAATGCCACCTTTCGTTTTCTAGCTGGAGCAAGTTTGGTGACAACTTGTTGGAGTGCATGATCGAGCATCCATTCCTCTGCATTTTTCCTTTGATCCATTGGTTGATGCCTGAGATCAACGTTTTCTGCATCTGGCTCTGGAACAACAGGCAAGAAGTTTGGTTCTTGTGGGTTGAATTTCTTTTTCTCCTCAGTTATCTTCATGTCTTTTGCACCCAATTTTCCATTTTCTGTCGTTATGATTTTCAGGCACTTCTTCCTTAGCATTGCTTCTAGTGAAGGAGAACTTGTTTCTTGGCTTGGGGCTGGTTTTAGTTTTATCATTTGCTGCAGGGTATGTTTCTGCCACATCCAATCCA
The sequence above is drawn from the Gossypium hirsutum isolate 1008001.06 chromosome A05, Gossypium_hirsutum_v2.1, whole genome shotgun sequence genome and encodes:
- the LOC107896304 gene encoding scarecrow-like protein 3, whose amino-acid sequence is MIPEGPSPVTSSPLQFFPWMSPSPGIGSPFPWLWELKPEERGLWLIRLLVACANHVAAGSLENANIGLEQISQLASPDGDTMQRIAAYFTEALANRMLKAWPGLQKALNSTKISSVPDEILVQKLFFELCPFLKLAYIITNQAIVEAMEGEKMVHIIDLNSCEPAQWINLFQTFSARPEGPPHLRITGIHEQKEVLEQMALRLTEEAEKLDIPFQFNPIVCKLENLDLESLRVKTGEALAVSSVLQLHSLLATDDEVPRRNFNSPPVSKTRVLQMTQRTFGEWLEKEPAHIYNPSSDIASSPSSLAPAPKMGSFLAALRALSPKVMVVTEQESNHNGPTLMERVIEALNFYAALFDCLESTVSRAPIERQKVEKMLFGEEIKNIIACEGGERKERHEKLEKWILRLELAGFGRVPLSYHGMLQAGRLLQTNNYDGYKMKEENGCLVMCWQERPLYSMSAWGFRR